A part of Winslowiella toletana genomic DNA contains:
- the ftsP gene encoding cell division protein FtsP: MSFSRRQFIQASGIALCAGAVPFSARAAAAKGTALPVPPLLESRRGQPLFLTLQRSHWSFSGDNNNKVPVWGINGIYLGPTVRVWSGDDVKLIYSNRLNEPVSMTVAGLQVPGALMGGAPRMMSPGIDWSPVVPIRQAAATCWYHANTPNRMAPHVYNGLAGMWLVEDEISKNLPIPNHYGVDDFPVIIQDKRLDNFGAPKYEPPASGGFVGDTLLVNGVQNPYVEVSRGWVRLRLLNASNSRRYQLVMSDGRPFNVIASDQGFLPAPVAVLQLSLAPGERREVLVDMSQGEEVSITAGVAAGVMDRLRGFFEPSSILTSTLVLNLRPTGLLPLVTDNLPMRLVADQILDGLPGRTREFRLGDALPGINGALWDMTRIDTQSQQGTFERWIIHADSPQSFHIEGVMFLIKSVNGAQPMGEDRGWKDTVWVDGDVELLVMFTQSSSEHFPFVYHSQVLEMADRGSAGQLLVQPAI; the protein is encoded by the coding sequence ATGTCCTTCAGTCGACGTCAATTTATTCAGGCATCGGGCATCGCCCTGTGCGCGGGCGCAGTGCCTTTCAGCGCCCGTGCCGCGGCAGCTAAGGGAACCGCGCTGCCGGTTCCGCCGTTGCTGGAATCCCGTCGCGGTCAGCCACTGTTTCTCACCCTGCAACGCAGCCACTGGTCATTTAGCGGTGACAATAATAACAAAGTGCCGGTGTGGGGTATTAATGGCATCTACCTTGGGCCGACGGTACGCGTCTGGAGCGGTGATGATGTCAAACTGATATACAGCAATCGCCTGAATGAACCGGTATCAATGACGGTGGCTGGACTGCAAGTACCGGGCGCACTGATGGGCGGCGCACCGCGGATGATGTCGCCAGGCATTGACTGGTCGCCGGTAGTGCCGATCCGTCAGGCCGCCGCCACCTGCTGGTATCACGCCAACACCCCGAACCGTATGGCGCCGCATGTCTATAACGGCCTGGCCGGGATGTGGCTGGTGGAGGATGAGATCAGTAAAAATCTGCCGATTCCTAATCACTACGGCGTCGATGATTTTCCAGTTATTATTCAGGATAAACGGCTGGATAATTTTGGCGCGCCGAAATATGAACCCCCAGCCAGTGGCGGCTTTGTCGGCGATACGCTGCTGGTCAATGGCGTGCAAAATCCTTATGTCGAGGTATCGCGCGGCTGGGTGCGTTTACGTCTGCTGAATGCGTCCAACTCGCGTCGCTATCAGCTGGTGATGAGTGATGGCCGCCCGTTTAATGTTATCGCCAGCGATCAGGGCTTTTTGCCTGCGCCGGTGGCGGTGCTACAGCTGTCACTGGCGCCGGGCGAACGCCGTGAAGTGCTGGTCGATATGTCGCAGGGGGAAGAGGTGTCGATTACTGCCGGAGTGGCGGCGGGGGTGATGGATCGTCTGCGTGGTTTCTTTGAGCCTTCCAGCATTCTGACCTCGACGCTGGTGCTGAACCTGCGACCTACCGGGCTGCTGCCGTTAGTGACTGATAACCTGCCGATGCGACTGGTCGCCGATCAAATCCTTGATGGCCTGCCGGGTCGTACACGCGAGTTCCGTCTGGGCGATGCGCTGCCGGGCATCAATGGTGCGCTGTGGGATATGACGCGCATTGATACGCAGTCGCAACAGGGGACGTTTGAGCGCTGGATTATCCATGCGGATTCGCCGCAATCCTTCCATATTGAAGGGGTGATGTTCCTGATCAAAAGCGTTAATGGCGCGCAGCCGATGGGTGAAGATCGCGGCTGGAAAGATACGGTCTGGGTGGATGGCGATGTGGAACTGCTGGTGATGTTTACCCAGTCATCGTCAGAGCATTTTCCGTTTGTCTATCACAGTCAGGTGCTGGAGATGGCCGACCGTGGCTCCGCAGGGCAGCTGCTGGTGCAGCCTGCGATCTGA
- a CDS encoding 1-acylglycerol-3-phosphate O-acyltransferase, giving the protein MLLILRAIFVVIYSVLVCVFGCIYCLFSPRNPRHVATFGRLFGRLSTVFGLKVELRKPEGAENYGNAIYIANHQNNYDMITAANMVQPTTVTIGKKSLLWVPFFGLLYWLTGNLLIDRDNRAKAAGTIGEMVKQFQKKRISFWMFPEGTRSRGRGLLPFKTGAFHAAMTAGVPIIPIVVSTTHDKIKLNRWNNGLVIIEMLPPVDVKQFENQSVRKLATHCRELMTAKLEQLDAEVAEREANNKV; this is encoded by the coding sequence ATGCTCTTAATTTTACGTGCCATTTTTGTCGTTATTTATTCGGTTCTGGTTTGCGTGTTTGGCTGTATTTACTGCCTGTTTTCACCACGAAATCCTCGTCATGTTGCGACGTTTGGACGCCTGTTCGGACGCCTGTCGACGGTTTTTGGCCTGAAAGTGGAGCTGCGCAAGCCTGAAGGTGCTGAAAACTATGGTAATGCTATCTATATAGCTAATCACCAGAATAACTACGATATGATCACTGCCGCCAATATGGTGCAGCCCACCACCGTGACTATCGGCAAGAAAAGCCTGTTATGGGTGCCGTTCTTTGGCCTGCTGTACTGGCTGACCGGCAACCTGCTGATTGATCGCGACAACCGCGCCAAAGCTGCGGGCACCATTGGTGAAATGGTGAAGCAGTTTCAGAAGAAGCGGATCTCGTTCTGGATGTTCCCGGAAGGTACGCGCAGCCGTGGTCGCGGTTTACTGCCGTTCAAAACCGGCGCTTTTCATGCCGCGATGACCGCTGGCGTGCCGATTATCCCGATCGTCGTCTCTACTACGCACGACAAAATTAAACTGAATCGCTGGAACAATGGCCTGGTGATTATCGAAATGCTGCCGCCGGTAGATGTGAAGCAGTTCGAAAATCAGTCGGTGCGTAAGCTGGCGACCCACTGCCGTGAGCTAATGACTGCTAAGCTTGAACAGCTGGATGCCGAAGTGGCCGAGCGCGAAGCGAATAACAAGGTTTAA
- the parC gene encoding DNA topoisomerase IV subunit A: MSDLTQDGAERLALHTFTENAYLNYSMYVIMDRALPYIGDGLKPVQRRIVYAMSELGLNNSAKFKKSARTVGDVLGKYHPHGDSACYEAMVLMAQPFSYRYPLVDGQGNWGAPDDPKSFAAMRYTESRLSKYAEVLLGELGQGTVDYVPNFDGTMQEPKMLPARLPNILLNGTTGIAVGMATDIPPHNLREVAKAAITLIDSPKTSLDELLDIVQGPDYPTEAEIITPRNEIRKIYENGRGSVRMRAVWKREDGDVVITALPHQVSGARVLEQIAAQMRNKKLPMVEDLRDESNHENPTRLVIVPRSNRVDMDQVMNHLFATTDLERSYRINLNMIGLDNRPAVKNLLEILSEWLVFRRDTVRRRLNYRLEKVLKRLHILEGLLVAFLNIDEVIHIIRTEDEPKQVLMSRFDISETQAEAILELKLRHLAKLEEMKIRGEQDELAKERDQLQAILASERKMNTLLKKELQADSDAYGDDRRSPLRERGEAKAISEHELVPSEPVTIVLSQSGWVRSAKGHDIDPAGLSYKAGDSYRAAARGKSNQPVVFIDSTGRSYALDPITLPSARGQGEPLTGKLTPPPGAVIEQVLMEADDQKLLMASDAGYGFVCTFSDLVSRNRAGKTLLSLPANARVMTPMAIHDDNDLLLAITSAGRMLLFPVGDLPQLSKGKGNKIISIPSAQAASGEDKLVWLLLLPANSAVTLHVGKRKLTLRAEELQKFRAERGRRGTLLPRGLQRIDKVEVDAPARPTVADSEE; this comes from the coding sequence ATGAGTGACTTGACGCAGGATGGTGCAGAGCGTCTTGCCCTGCATACCTTTACAGAGAATGCGTACCTCAACTACTCCATGTACGTCATCATGGACAGGGCGCTTCCTTATATTGGCGATGGCCTGAAGCCGGTTCAGCGCCGCATTGTCTACGCCATGTCGGAGCTGGGGCTGAACAACAGCGCCAAATTTAAAAAATCCGCGCGTACCGTCGGTGACGTGCTGGGTAAATACCATCCTCATGGCGACAGCGCCTGTTACGAGGCGATGGTATTAATGGCGCAGCCATTCTCCTATCGCTATCCGCTGGTTGATGGTCAGGGGAACTGGGGTGCGCCGGATGATCCGAAATCCTTTGCGGCGATGCGTTATACCGAATCGCGCCTGTCTAAATATGCGGAAGTGTTGCTCGGCGAACTGGGGCAGGGCACGGTGGATTATGTGCCGAACTTTGACGGCACCATGCAGGAGCCGAAAATGCTGCCTGCGCGCCTGCCCAATATTCTGCTGAACGGCACCACCGGCATTGCGGTGGGGATGGCGACCGATATTCCGCCACATAACCTGCGTGAAGTGGCGAAAGCGGCGATTACGCTGATCGACAGCCCGAAGACCTCGCTGGATGAACTGCTGGATATCGTGCAGGGGCCGGACTACCCGACCGAAGCGGAAATTATTACGCCACGTAATGAGATCCGTAAGATCTATGAAAATGGTCGTGGATCGGTGCGGATGCGTGCGGTGTGGAAGCGCGAAGATGGCGATGTGGTGATCACCGCCTTACCGCATCAGGTTTCCGGCGCGCGCGTGCTGGAACAGATCGCGGCGCAGATGCGCAATAAAAAATTACCGATGGTCGAGGATCTGCGTGATGAATCGAATCACGAAAACCCGACGCGACTGGTGATTGTGCCGCGCTCCAACCGGGTGGATATGGATCAGGTGATGAACCACCTGTTTGCCACCACCGACCTGGAAAGAAGCTACCGCATTAACCTGAATATGATTGGCCTCGACAATCGTCCGGCGGTGAAAAACCTGCTGGAGATCCTCAGCGAGTGGCTGGTGTTCCGCCGCGATACGGTGCGTCGTCGTCTGAATTACCGTCTGGAAAAAGTGCTGAAACGCCTGCATATCCTTGAAGGTTTGCTGGTGGCATTCCTCAATATCGACGAAGTGATCCATATCATTCGTACTGAGGATGAGCCGAAGCAGGTGCTGATGTCGCGCTTCGATATCAGCGAAACCCAGGCCGAAGCGATTCTGGAATTAAAACTGCGTCATCTCGCCAAACTGGAAGAGATGAAGATTCGCGGTGAGCAGGATGAGCTGGCGAAAGAGCGTGACCAGTTGCAGGCGATTCTCGCTTCAGAACGCAAAATGAATACCCTGCTGAAAAAAGAGCTACAGGCTGACAGCGATGCCTATGGCGATGACCGTCGTTCGCCACTGCGGGAACGTGGTGAAGCGAAAGCGATCAGTGAACATGAGCTGGTGCCATCAGAGCCGGTGACGATTGTACTGTCACAGTCTGGCTGGGTGCGCAGCGCCAAGGGCCATGATATTGACCCGGCGGGGCTGAGCTATAAAGCGGGCGACAGCTATCGTGCGGCGGCGCGCGGCAAGAGTAATCAGCCGGTAGTGTTTATTGACTCTACTGGTCGCAGCTATGCGCTGGATCCGATTACGCTGCCGTCGGCGCGCGGACAGGGTGAGCCGCTGACCGGCAAACTGACGCCACCGCCGGGCGCGGTGATTGAACAGGTGCTGATGGAGGCCGACGATCAGAAACTGCTGATGGCGTCTGACGCCGGTTATGGTTTTGTCTGTACCTTTAGCGATCTGGTTTCACGCAATCGCGCCGGTAAAACCCTGCTGTCGCTGCCTGCCAATGCCCGCGTGATGACGCCAATGGCGATTCACGACGACAACGATCTGCTGCTGGCGATCACCAGTGCCGGTCGTATGTTGCTGTTCCCGGTGGGGGATTTACCGCAGCTGTCGAAAGGCAAAGGCAATAAGATTATCTCTATTCCATCGGCGCAGGCCGCATCGGGTGAAGATAAGCTGGTATGGCTGCTGTTGCTGCCTGCCAACAGCGCGGTAACCCTGCACGTTGGCAAGCGCAAACTGACGCTGCGTGCCGAAGAGCTGCAGAAGTTCCGTGCTGAACGTGGTCGTCGCGGCACGCTGTTGCCGCGTGGTCTGCAACGTATCGACAAGGTTGAGGTTGATGCGCCTGCACGCCCGACGGTGGCGGATAGCGAAGAATAA
- a CDS encoding BglG family transcription antiterminator, with protein sequence MQPLTSRQNRLLKYLLQHQEHVTVKNIAHYLDVSEKTVHRDMQFVEAMLAAWNIYPDKKVGAGIMLIAADNQRLILLEQQIVVDDGESDALANNARRVKIASQLLSDTPRETSISKLSERYFISSASIVNDLKVIESWMQPLGLTLVRSQSGTHIEGSESCVRQAMVSLINQVMSHKEPGMVNHSRLDPGSYHALTHYFGAADVDFVQQLLQEMEQQLAWQLGEPYYVNIFTHILIMMHRMAAGNCLTLSDETIYQQVDNHIFTIAGNMVQQIEQRVANSLPADEVWFIYQYIISSGIVLEERADNQPPHYKYANGESRRLTLSLIDLFSDLINIDLRSDKLLYDGLLIHVKPLLNRLKYHIRIRNPLLDDIKNELRDIYQITQQAISQLCLRFQLQDIAEDETGYLSIHFQAALERQIAHKRILLVCSSGVGTSHLLKSRILRAFPDWIIVGVVSASNMVSFCQHEDIELVISTIHLQAPQIPVVYVSAFFNDDDIKRVTESVIASKLHQAVNALSAAEH encoded by the coding sequence ATGCAGCCTCTTACCTCACGACAAAACCGGTTATTGAAATACTTGCTGCAACATCAGGAGCATGTAACGGTTAAAAATATTGCACATTATCTGGATGTCTCAGAAAAAACCGTTCATCGCGATATGCAGTTTGTTGAGGCCATGCTTGCCGCGTGGAATATTTACCCGGACAAAAAGGTCGGCGCCGGCATTATGTTAATCGCCGCCGATAACCAGCGTTTAATTCTGCTGGAGCAGCAGATTGTGGTGGATGACGGCGAAAGCGACGCGCTGGCCAACAATGCACGCCGGGTGAAGATTGCCTCGCAGCTGCTAAGCGATACGCCACGGGAAACCTCAATCAGCAAGCTCTCCGAACGCTATTTTATCAGCAGCGCATCGATTGTTAACGATCTGAAGGTGATTGAAAGCTGGATGCAGCCGCTCGGCCTGACGCTGGTACGCAGCCAGAGCGGCACCCATATTGAAGGCAGCGAAAGCTGCGTGCGCCAGGCGATGGTGTCGTTAATCAATCAGGTGATGAGCCATAAAGAGCCGGGGATGGTCAACCATTCGCGCCTCGACCCAGGCAGCTATCATGCCCTGACTCACTATTTTGGCGCAGCGGATGTCGATTTTGTCCAGCAGCTGCTACAGGAGATGGAGCAACAGCTGGCATGGCAGCTGGGCGAACCTTACTACGTCAATATTTTTACCCATATCTTAATTATGATGCACCGTATGGCGGCGGGAAATTGCTTAACCCTTAGCGATGAGACCATTTATCAGCAGGTGGATAATCATATTTTTACTATCGCTGGCAATATGGTGCAGCAAATCGAACAGCGCGTGGCGAATTCACTGCCCGCCGATGAAGTGTGGTTTATTTACCAGTATATTATCTCCTCCGGTATTGTGCTGGAAGAGCGCGCCGACAACCAGCCGCCGCATTATAAATATGCCAATGGTGAATCAAGGCGTTTAACGCTGTCATTAATTGATCTGTTTTCCGACCTGATTAATATTGACCTGCGCAGTGATAAATTGCTCTATGACGGCCTGTTAATTCACGTCAAACCGTTACTTAACCGGCTTAAATATCATATCCGCATTCGCAATCCGTTATTAGACGATATTAAAAATGAACTGCGTGATATTTACCAGATTACGCAACAGGCGATTAGCCAGTTGTGCCTGCGCTTCCAGCTACAGGACATTGCTGAAGATGAAACCGGTTATCTGAGCATTCATTTTCAGGCCGCGCTGGAACGCCAGATTGCCCATAAACGTATCCTGCTGGTCTGTTCCAGCGGTGTTGGCACCTCGCACCTGCTGAAAAGCCGTATTTTGCGCGCCTTTCCTGACTGGATCATCGTCGGCGTAGTCTCCGCCAGCAATATGGTCAGCTTTTGCCAGCATGAAGATATTGAGCTGGTGATCTCCACCATTCATTTGCAGGCGCCACAGATTCCGGTGGTCTATGTTTCGGCATTTTTTAATGACGACGATATTAAACGCGTCACTGAGAGCGTGATTGCCAGCAAATTGCATCAGGCGGTGAATGCACTCTCAGCGGCTGAGCATTAA
- a CDS encoding PTS sugar transporter subunit IIA, whose translation MDINKILNANRVTLTMNATTKDEAIQELTELLYQDGALSCKEAFIRDVYLREAEGSTGFENHIAIPHGKSSAVKQTTLAIGRTRQDIAWETLDGSKVRCIILFAVRLEDQNTTHIRLLSQVASALADDEVIAQLLQETDPERIIQLFSQYAETDLC comes from the coding sequence ATGGATATTAATAAAATTCTTAATGCAAATCGCGTCACGTTAACCATGAACGCCACCACCAAGGATGAGGCGATTCAGGAGCTGACCGAATTGCTGTATCAGGATGGCGCGCTCAGCTGCAAAGAGGCGTTTATTCGTGATGTTTATCTGCGTGAAGCCGAAGGTTCTACCGGCTTTGAAAACCATATTGCCATTCCGCACGGCAAATCCTCGGCGGTAAAACAGACCACGCTGGCGATTGGCCGCACACGCCAGGATATCGCCTGGGAGACGCTGGATGGCAGCAAGGTACGCTGCATTATTCTGTTTGCCGTGCGTCTGGAAGATCAGAACACCACACATATTCGCCTGCTGTCTCAGGTTGCCAGTGCGCTGGCCGACGATGAGGTGATTGCTCAGCTGTTACAGGAGACCGACCCGGAAAGGATTATTCAACTGTTCAGTCAGTATGCGGAAACCGACCTCTGCTAA
- a CDS encoding PTS fructose transporter subunit IIB, translating to MKIVCVAACTAGIAHTYIAREKLLKGARALNHDIRVETQGTIGIENELTASEIAAADVVILAIDIKIKGEERFKGKPVVRVKTDIVIKSPVKFLEKVAGSLERA from the coding sequence ATGAAAATAGTTTGTGTAGCCGCCTGTACCGCAGGCATCGCGCATACCTATATTGCGCGCGAAAAACTGCTGAAAGGCGCCAGAGCGTTAAACCATGATATTCGCGTTGAAACGCAGGGCACCATCGGCATCGAAAATGAATTAACCGCCAGTGAAATCGCCGCCGCCGATGTAGTGATTTTAGCTATCGATATCAAGATCAAAGGCGAAGAGCGCTTTAAAGGCAAACCTGTGGTACGGGTGAAAACCGATATTGTGATTAAGTCCCCGGTTAAGTTTCTGGAAAAAGTGGCGGGCTCGTTAGAACGCGCCTGA
- a CDS encoding PTS fructose transporter subunit IIC: MNDNKNRVGQQIKGHLLTGISWMIPLIVAAGICIALGQVIGGTNVAEKTGSIAWMLNQIGGWGMGLIVPLISAAIAYSIADRPGFAPGLIVGFICGQIQTGFIGGILGGFLVGYTVLLLRRSIKLPQSMQGLMPVMILPVLSTIIAGLLMMTFIGQPIIWLQKALIALLESMQGGSKFLLGAILGAMATFDFGGPVNKTMSLFADGMLVDGIYGPEAVKFVGSIIPPFGITLSFLLTRHKYTGAEKEALKAAFPMGICMITEGVIPIAARDLLRVVASCVVASSIAGGLIMVWGVEAPVPHGGMFVVPLFTKPLMFCLALAIGTAICGVMLSLIKKPVTKADEEFDDVEDHNVRDEDIKFTLE; this comes from the coding sequence ATGAACGACAACAAAAACAGAGTCGGTCAGCAGATTAAGGGGCATCTGCTTACCGGAATTTCGTGGATGATCCCGCTGATTGTCGCCGCCGGTATCTGTATCGCCCTCGGCCAGGTGATTGGCGGCACTAACGTCGCGGAAAAAACCGGCAGTATCGCCTGGATGCTGAATCAAATCGGTGGCTGGGGCATGGGACTGATTGTGCCGCTGATTAGCGCCGCAATTGCTTATTCGATTGCCGATCGCCCTGGTTTCGCCCCTGGCCTGATTGTCGGCTTTATCTGCGGCCAGATTCAGACCGGCTTTATCGGCGGGATCCTCGGTGGTTTTCTCGTCGGTTACACCGTCCTGTTGCTGCGACGCAGCATTAAATTACCGCAATCGATGCAGGGACTGATGCCGGTGATGATCCTGCCGGTACTGAGCACCATTATCGCCGGGCTGCTGATGATGACCTTTATCGGCCAGCCGATTATCTGGTTACAGAAGGCGCTGATCGCGCTACTGGAATCGATGCAGGGTGGCTCGAAGTTTCTGCTGGGGGCGATCCTTGGCGCGATGGCCACTTTCGACTTCGGCGGACCGGTCAATAAAACCATGTCGCTGTTTGCCGACGGCATGCTGGTTGATGGTATCTACGGCCCGGAAGCGGTGAAGTTTGTCGGTTCGATTATCCCGCCATTTGGTATCACCCTGTCGTTTCTGCTGACGCGCCACAAATATACCGGGGCGGAAAAAGAGGCGCTGAAGGCGGCGTTTCCGATGGGTATCTGCATGATTACCGAAGGGGTGATTCCGATCGCCGCGCGGGATCTGCTGCGAGTCGTCGCTAGCTGTGTCGTCGCCTCTTCGATTGCCGGTGGCCTGATTATGGTGTGGGGCGTGGAAGCGCCGGTGCCGCATGGCGGAATGTTTGTGGTGCCGCTGTTTACCAAACCGCTGATGTTCTGTCTGGCACTCGCTATCGGTACCGCCATCTGCGGCGTCATGCTGTCGCTGATTAAGAAACCGGTCACCAAGGCCGACGAAGAGTTCGATGACGTCGAAGACCACAATGTGCGTGATGAAGACATTAAATTCACCCTCGAATAA
- a CDS encoding class II fructose-bisphosphate aldolase: MYASMKAVIDDAWQRQYAVLAINCFNLETARAAIAAAEQQQAPLILNVYQGHSRHFPPHIAMPLVQALAQQASVPVALSLDHGKAFDLIGQSFRAGFTGLMIDASSHPLAENIRQTRQVVQMASTADVCVEGELGHIADAPVYDLDDAAVKMTQVEDVMPFISQTGIDLLAVSVGTAHGLYPANVTPQINFERLAALHRESPVPLALHGGSGTKADDIRRVSQHGVAKINVGAAVFEAGKNALQTALQQQPAAELADLLAQMESACQQVVYQYLSWSGAASKA, translated from the coding sequence ATGTACGCCTCAATGAAAGCCGTGATTGATGACGCCTGGCAGCGCCAGTACGCGGTATTAGCGATTAACTGTTTTAACCTGGAGACTGCGCGCGCCGCCATCGCCGCCGCAGAACAGCAGCAGGCGCCGCTGATTCTCAATGTATATCAGGGCCATAGCCGTCACTTTCCGCCACATATCGCCATGCCGCTGGTGCAGGCGCTGGCGCAACAGGCCTCGGTGCCGGTGGCGCTGAGCCTCGATCACGGCAAAGCCTTTGACCTGATTGGTCAGTCGTTCCGCGCGGGCTTTACCGGCCTGATGATCGACGCCTCCAGCCATCCGCTGGCGGAAAACATTCGCCAGACGCGCCAGGTGGTGCAGATGGCATCCACCGCCGATGTCTGCGTTGAAGGAGAGCTGGGACATATCGCCGATGCGCCGGTATATGACCTCGACGATGCGGCGGTAAAAATGACCCAGGTGGAGGATGTGATGCCGTTTATCAGCCAGACCGGCATCGATCTGCTGGCGGTCTCGGTCGGCACCGCGCATGGCCTCTACCCGGCGAACGTTACGCCGCAAATTAACTTTGAGCGTCTGGCGGCGCTGCATCGCGAATCTCCCGTGCCGCTGGCGCTGCACGGTGGCAGCGGCACTAAAGCCGATGATATCCGCCGCGTCAGCCAGCATGGCGTAGCGAAAATCAACGTCGGCGCGGCGGTGTTTGAAGCCGGAAAAAATGCGCTGCAAACTGCCCTGCAACAGCAACCGGCTGCCGAACTGGCCGATCTGCTGGCGCAGATGGAGTCCGCCTGTCAGCAGGTGGTGTATCAGTACCTCAGCTGGTCAGGCGCCGCCAGCAAAGCCTGA
- a CDS encoding ketose-bisphosphate aldolase, with protein sequence MLISMHEMLKPTRENRFAIGAFNVADSCFIRAVVEEAESTDTPAIISIHPSELEFVTDEFFAYVRERTLRSKVPFVIHLDHGASIAHVQRAIQCGFTSVMIDGSLLPYEENVALTREVVKLAHAVGISVEGELGTIGDTGTTIEGGVSKVIYTDPAQAEDFVKRTGVDTLAVAIGTAHGIYPKNMKPELQMHILRDISQRVAIPLVLHGGSANPDAEVAEAVTLGVGKINISSDMKYAYFAKAREILSRESWWDPNAIYPEPIKAAKEVIRYKMALFGGTGKAHLYRH encoded by the coding sequence ATGTTGATTTCAATGCACGAAATGCTGAAACCTACCCGTGAAAACCGTTTTGCGATTGGCGCGTTTAATGTTGCCGACAGCTGCTTTATCCGTGCGGTAGTCGAAGAAGCAGAATCTACCGATACCCCGGCGATTATCTCGATTCACCCCAGCGAGCTGGAGTTTGTGACCGACGAGTTCTTTGCCTATGTGCGTGAAAGAACCCTGCGCAGTAAAGTGCCTTTTGTCATCCACCTCGATCACGGTGCCTCAATTGCCCATGTACAGCGTGCGATCCAGTGCGGCTTTACCTCGGTAATGATCGACGGCTCGCTGTTGCCGTATGAAGAAAACGTGGCGCTGACCCGCGAAGTGGTGAAACTGGCGCATGCGGTTGGCATCTCGGTGGAGGGTGAACTGGGGACGATAGGCGATACCGGCACCACCATTGAAGGCGGGGTCAGTAAAGTGATCTACACCGATCCGGCGCAGGCGGAAGATTTCGTTAAACGTACCGGCGTCGATACGCTGGCGGTAGCGATTGGCACCGCGCACGGCATCTACCCGAAAAATATGAAACCAGAGCTACAGATGCATATCCTGCGCGATATCTCGCAGCGCGTCGCGATCCCGCTGGTGCTGCATGGCGGATCCGCCAATCCGGATGCGGAAGTGGCGGAAGCGGTGACCCTTGGCGTCGGCAAGATCAATATCTCCAGCGATATGAAATATGCTTACTTCGCCAAAGCGCGTGAGATCCTCAGCCGTGAAAGCTGGTGGGATCCCAATGCCATCTATCCGGAGCCGATCAAGGCGGCAAAAGAGGTGATCCGCTATAAAATGGCGCTATTTGGCGGTACCGGTAAAGCACATCTGTATCGTCATTAA